CAACTTTAGAAACCTGCCAAAGTTCTCCCATAGTTTCTTGTAGTCCTGGGCTCATGTTCAACAACTTTTAAAGTCAATAACAATTTTCGGCTAGAATGAAAAAAGCAAACACAGTAATAGCTTCCACCAACCTCTTTATTTTCACTTTCAGAAACTTCTTGAATCATGTCGAATGTTTTCCTTACAAGTCTCTTTCTCATAATTCGTACCTGAAATCAGTTGGCATAAAGTATGAGCTTACGTCATTTTCCCTGGAACAAATCTTATCACATACGAACATAAGAACTGACGAACAGTCTTAATATGGTGATGCTCctcaaattttatcaaaaataGTAGACTTACAATTCGACTTTCTTGAAGAATCTCTCGGGAAACATTAagaggaagatcatttgaaTCCACCACACCCTTTACAAAGCTCAAGTATCTTGGAAACTACAAAACGATAAATCAGAATACTGCACTGAAATACAGTGATTTTGAGCAAATAAGCATGTGGATGTGATATAAAGTAGATACTCAAAtacaaataaattaaataaaaaggCTATCAAAGACCATTAAACTAGCCCAACTATTAACAGTATGATCACAACTCTATTAATGATGGATGACATAAACAATGAATGACATTATCACAATTTAGACTTAATGCTTATAGAAGAACGTTATAACCAATAAGAATCAACTTGTAGATTCTCAAATTCTTATAATTTCTAGTATAAGAGAAACTTACCAGTTCACCATCAAAATCATCCGAGATAAAGACCCTCTTCACATACAACCGTATGTTCTTTGTTTTAGGATTAGCTATGTCCTCATTGTTCATTGGTGCCATCCCAGGAATGTAGAGAACACTTCTGAATTCCACCTCACCCTGCATAGATATCGAAGTGAAGTTAGCATCTACATCAGGCTAAAGCTCTACCTTCCTAACCAATTTTtaggggggagagagagagagagagagagagagagagtcattTCAGTACCTCAGTGGTGAAGTGAGTGTGAGCAAGTGGATCCAAGAACTCATTAAACGTTTTCTTGTAAAATTCATTGTACTCTTCTTTTTCTACTTCTTTTGCGCTCCGCAtctgcaaaaatcaaaacaacatgaTATATATGGGTAAGACAGCACATAAAGGTAATTCATACTGAACGTCCATTAGCTATACCATGAAATAAAAAGTACTAAAGAACGCACCCATATAGGCTTTGTTTCATTGGCTAATTCCCAATCCCAATACTTCTCAGTTattgtcttctttttcttctcacccTGATAAACAAGCACACAAATATCAATGCAATGTTCTCAGAGAAACATGTTCTTAGATTGCACGTCACTTACCTCTGGCTttgcttcttctccttcttttgGTTCTTCCTCATCTTCAACCTGCCAAAAAGTTTGAGCTTAGTAGTGAAATGCTACTCCACACACATTCTAAAGAATGGGTACTTATGATATACAGACAAGAGACAGAATTCAAGATTATTTTTTGAATCCAACTCAATGAAACCTTATCAAGAAAGTAACATTCTGATGAAATAGTGGTATGCTGATTACCACTTTCAACTAGTAAAGAAGTAACAATGTTAACCActggaaagaaaataaagtggAACTATGAAATCTGCTGTATTTTAGAAGGGAAAAGGTTAATTAAAAGCAAAGACCAAACCTCAACAGTCCTTGATTTTTCTTGCCATGTGTAGATGGGGAAGGAAACAAATTGGGAGTAATTCTTCACCAAACTCTGGATCCTAGCCGGCTCTGAGAATTCATACTTGTCATCCGGCTACAAGAAGAAAGATATAACATGGTCATccaaacataaataaacagctGGATACATATTCATTGCCCAACCAACACAGTCACATAAAAACGACCAAATGTATGAGAAATGAAGGAGGTAAGGTACCCTTAAATATAGTTTGATCTGCGTCCCACGGCTAATCATATTTTCTGGATCAGTTTCTTCCCTGATCACATAAGAGCTACTCTCAGCAGCTGATTCCCAGACGTATTGCTTATCTGACTTGGGGCTTTTTGTAGAAACAACTACCTGATTGtgcaaaatatatacaaaacaCTTACAAACTGCTTAACAATCATCCAGACAAAAAGCTCCACTAGGAGAAGATAATATTTAGTATTTCAAGGCATTAATCTAAATACCGTACCTTGTCAGCAACAAGAAAAGCAGAATAGAATCCAACACCAAATTGACCAATTAAACCGTTGTCTGCACCAAGATCCTTGTTTTCCTAACAAAACACAAGCTCAAAAGTAAGATTCAAAGTTGAAAATGAAGATTTAGTAGTACCAATGAGCAAAACCAAGAATCAGTAGTCTGCAGAAAAAAAACAGTATGACTGTATGAGAGAAACCTTTAGAGCCTTCAAGAATTTTGAAGTGCCACTCTGAGCAATGGTACCAAGGCAGTCAATGAGTTCCTCTTTCGTCATCCCAATACCAGTATCCCTACACATCAGAAAACATGTCAATCATCTCCACCAATCCATCAAGGACCAAATTAGACATCAAAAGTAACTTCAAAGTTAAAACGAATAGAAGCAACATACGATATAGTAATAGTCCCATTCTCTGGGTCGGGTTTGATGCGTATCTGTAGCTCACCAGCATCTCCAAGCAGAGAGGGCTCGGTCACACTCAAAAATCTCAACTTGTCCAAAGCATCACTTGCATTACTGACACGCCataacaaaagaaactcagcaTATAAACACAGAACATAATGCACATATTATTCGATCCAAATTCTATTATATATCGTACATTTGTACTTACCTAACCAGCTCCCTAAGGAACACCTCCTTGTGGCTGTAGAGACTGTgcactatcaaatccattagCCTACTGACCTGCAATAAGTTCCAAAAGCCCTCAACTTTCAGTTCACAAACCAAAACCCAATTCTAAAAATAGAAACATTAAACACTCCAAACTATTAACAAAGCAAAAGCCCCAGAACTCAGAAACCCAAACAACACCACATATCATATAAAGCTTTGAAATTTATGATGAAACCAAAACTATAAACAGTCCCAATTATGAAGAAAGCCCCAAACTTTTTAAACCCAATGCCTCCATTTTGATTACCCCATACAACACTAGCACCACTAATCATCTAAAAACTCTATAAAATTCAGAACCCAATTGAGTAAAACCCAAAAAGATCCAAACTTTAGTACAAACAGAGAGAAACCCACCTCGGCttggtactcaaattcttcGCCGGGGGCATCAGCGACCTCTTTCTCGGCGACCGCAGCATCACATCGAACAGTGACCTGTCTATTATTGGTCTCAACCCTCCATTTCAATCCACCACAAGTGAAGCCCTTTCTGAACCCATTCTGGGGCAGAAAGGTACTTCTGAGGTTCAAGGCCTTGTTGGGGTTTCTGAGTGAGAAGGAAGGAAGTGAAGCAAGAGAGGCTGTGGATAAGCTTCTGCTCAGAACAGGAGCCATTGAGCCCTAAACTTCAAAAGTGTGTGTTGTTGGGTTTGAGACACTGCTAGTGTTTTTGTAGAGTAAAAACCCTTGTGACTTGTGAGGGTTTAGCACTTTTTTAAGTAGGAGAGAAAAGGAGGGTTctagaaagaagagaaaaatggagTTTTGTTTGGACTTGTGAACATTGGTCTGGGAAATTGTAAGGCCTAGATGCTGCCATGTCAGCAACCACAATATCTTCTTCattttacatttttcttttcattgatTTTACTACCAAATATGGGCTTGAAATTTTTTAGTTCTTGTTGTACCAGATTATTGGTTCGAGTCATGAGTATGAGTAATACCGACTTGTTTTTGTCTATATCATCTTATCAACCAATTTTAATCGGtaaagaaaaaattattatcATTACTAACCATTGAAGCTCGTGCCAACACTTCGGTAGTCAATATATTGGTAACCAACTATATTGGTTCAGTCGATAGGTGTTGGTACGGTTTTGTTTGACTAAATATTGCCGGTCTTAGTAGTGAGTATGTTGTTTTTTGCTACTCTGCCGGCAAATATTGCTCTTGCGAAATTCATTCTTACTTTCACTCAATAATaagtttgaatttgagttgtcttGAATGAATTTTCTTGAGTTTTAACTCGACTTAACTAGAGATTATAATAAGTTTGGATTGTAGGCTAAGGTTGGCTCAACCGTCATTCATTCAATCTAGAAGTGGGAGTAAACTATGGATTGTGTGacttgaattttaacaaatgaTCATGCTTTATACACTTCTAAAAGCATGGATTGCGAACTTTTTTCAATTATACCTAATATTGACTCCCAGCATAAATAACACCAAATCTCCAACTTCATTAGTAATATCGTCTCACATTCTATTCGCAGTCCAAGTCTCACTGCATCCCACCTACAATAATAAAGTAGAACAGTGCAAAATATAAGCAGGGGTGCTACTCAAGCAAAGAAAGGTACATAATCAATTTGCGTCAATAGgcactttatttttttctgaaCTTCCCTCTGTATGCTGAACTTGAAGATCAAAAGGACACACAAATGACCCAAATGAGGAGTGGAGTGTGATATATATTATTACTAATGGGAGAAGGGGATTCTCCTATACcaataaagaaaatgaaatcttGAGTAAAAGTATTCCGTTGAGCCAAACTTCACATCAATCAACCAACCAAACATGGAGTCTAAGAAAATATGTTCACTCAATCTTTCTGCAACCTCAAGCCTCGAAAGCTGCCGGCTTCATACAGTCGACATTGCACAATCCAACTGATCTCACCATATCTCCCAAGCTGCATAGTTTGCCAACAATGACATCAACAATCAGAAAATTCATAGAAAATATAATGAACATCGTAAGAATGAGTACCGGTCAAAGCTGTTTCTTGCTCTATCTGAGTCTGTGCTATTCCTTGCTTTCCCAGATAGATTAACACTTAGCTTTCTTGACGATTTCTCTCTACTATAACCACCGCTTCTTCGTGATTATTTCTCTCTATTCTCTGTGCTCCTTCTCGATTTTTCTCTCAGCTGTCCAGTGCTCCACCTAGCCTTACTCCTCTTTCCGCTGCTTGATCTTGCCTTGTCATTGTCGCCTATAGTCTTGAGAGGACTCGGCTCAGTTAAATTTCGGTGCTGTGGTAACTTCTCAATGGCAGATATGAACTTCCTGAGATGCCTCAAGTACTCTGGATAGAGTTCCAGATTACTATGGTTACCTCCTTTAAGCCACAAAGGTTCATACTTGTCTTTGCTAAGCTCCCACAGCTGCTTACCATGGGAGATATCCACGACATCATCTTCAGTTCCCTAGCAAAATTTAACTACACTATCACTATTTCAAATACATGAACAAGAGCACTACTTTCAGAATAAAGAACACAATGAATCTTAATAGTGGATCATTATATGTAACATACAACAAGAGCAAAAAGAAATTTGATGAAGGCTTACATGAATCACCAAAACCGGGCTGTTGACAAGTGGCATTTTATCATTATTATGCAACAGACACAGAGCAAAAACTTTCAACAACAGATTATATAACTCCAACagctaaaaaaaacatatgttGTTCAATGAAAAGTTAGGGGAAGACCTTGTAAATGTCAAACCAGAATGTTTTCTTAACAGGGTACATTACTCGAAGGCCAGAAAGTATTGGACTGTGAAGTATCACAGCTCTCAAATTAGGCAAACGAGCTGCCAAATCCAAAGTAGGTCCACTTCCAACTGATTGCCCGTACAATATaacatcttcttccttcacacCATAGGTCTCTTCAAGGCATCCATATACAGCCTCTATGTCTGCATATGTGTCCTGCTCGCTTGGCTAATGGGCAAAACATGTATTAACGTTAACTACTAGTCTACTATATTGAATCAATCTTTGTTTAAAAGTAAATGTAGAGACTAAAAGACAACGTTGTGGAAAATGATCATGAAATTAGTTGAACTGTTTCAGTGGCATTAGTTTTTGACATGTTAAACTCATGGCACCGTAGAGCTTATTATCACAATCTCTGAGATTATACATAATATCTCAAAATTTCGAAGCGATACAAAACTAGCTATAAattaatgaaaaacaaaaaccaacatACTGAACGATCACAAAGATGATGATGTATATTGCCACTACAAAGTATGGATTTGATTCAAATTAATCATAATGGGTTTATACCTCTGCTTATGAACTTGTAAACATCAGATGGTACTCTAAAGAAATTTTATTCCAGACCCCTAATTTGTTCTACACCTATAGCAATCCCAAGACTCCAAAGAGTATGTATAAAACATTCTCTGAAATATAATAGTCAAATGTCATTTCCCTCTCACTTTAAGTACACTATCCAATTATGTGATACAGTGACACATGCTCATACAAAGGATTTGAGCCAACTGATCTCACAAGAATTTTGTACCTTTCCAGAAGATTGTCCATAACCAGAGTAGTCATACCTGAACGGTGAACCAAATCAGATCCATAGCTCAAAATACGTGctaacaaaatttaaaaaggaaaaaaattaacaagGGAAGTCAGACAGATATGCTGACCCCATAAGATTAACACCCAGATAAACACTAAGCTCACTGAAAACGTGGTACATCTGACCAATATCAGAAGCATTTCCATGAGAGTAAAGCACAGTGAGTGAAGCAGATGAATTTTTGATAAACAAACCAACAATCTCATTCCCTTTCTTGGTGTTGATCTTCACCACGTCCACATCTTCCCTGTGATGAACATCAGAGATCCTCATTTTCCCAGTCGGTTGATcgacatatatattatatgatgGAGGATCTGGTGGAAAAAAATGCAAACTTTGCAGCCATAGATGATGTTGCAGAACCCATTTGTTTTGATCGAGGAATAATTGTAAGATTGGTCTAGGAGGTGATTATAAGTTCTAATATTGCATGGTAAAGTATGGATTTTGTTTGAAGTTGATCAGAGGAAATTAGAATTGAAGTTTTTGTAACTTTGTATTTCATTTCTCCCAAAtagaaaaaaggaagaaagaaggtCGCTTGGATTTGGTTAGAGACGAAAGGTTTGAACTAATTCCTGTTTCGTGGGAGATTGATGGAGAGGAAGAGAATGATGAACTTTCCAAGAGTATCCGGAAGGAAGTCTTGTCGGACAACGGGAACAAGAGTGCAATATATACCTAGTCTtcgttcttttgaatttgacaatgtgtcctctctttttcttttttttttctttttcattgtaGGATTGACCTGAAATTATATGTTTGAATTTCCAATGTTTTTGATTTGATTGAATTAATTCTCCAGTGATAAGTCATAAGTAGTTATGAGTCATAACCCCACGCATACATCTCAAGCTCAGACGCCTTCAACTTAACAGTAGCAATGATAAAAAGTTAGAAaacaaattgaaattttgggatCACGATTGAACAGAGCATCATTGGAGGATTAGATACAAAATCATATGGTATTAGCAAATTAAAAGTTAGATATTTGTAAATCAATTACAATAAGAATCAATCAAAGCCATTACATAACTTGTGGATTGTGTGATCGACATCTTTGAATTAAATGTGAAATcttaaatcaaggaaaataCTTTTGGTacaagtttaatttgaaagttAAGATTCGTTTATATATCTATTTCTAGTACAAATTAATGatgaatattattttctatCCACAAATTACAGGTTACCCGATAATGCCAAGATCATGGATCTTACAAAAGATCGATTTAGTATTAACGTTGCTGTTATGACTTTGCATTCCATCAAGTGTGTTTTTGTAAATTAGAGTAATAAGGTGCAAAAAGTAAAAACtgaatgattttttttgtgggGTAGATGATCAAGCAATAAGTAAAAGAAGATGAATGGGTGCTAGGTGGGGGGATGATAAGCAATAAGTACTAGAAAACTAAACGTCAATTTTAGTTTATAGtctcatgtaatttaatttagtttatttggatcACTAGAAATCTGGTGCGTTTcgaatgtaagatttttaatgtggTGGAAACACAACGtcatcttttggaattgttcagAGAGTTTGCTCTGCATTCTTTTCATACTTACAAAAAATATCAtgatatgtctattttctctattattggtatctcacaactgtcTGTCAATGCTACTAGCTTCATTCCGTCCTTTGATTAAGGGTTTTTTTGCTTAAGGTTTGCTATTTGCTAgggatttttatatttatggttttgcatgtgtgggtatacacatgccggattgagcttttgtttattCTCTTTATTAGAGTTTATCATATATAGAAGGTTAGGTTTTTTGTTCCCCTCctttgttaaataaataagaaaggtttcacaaaaaaaaagatggggGATGAGATATAAAAGGGAGAGGGAACATAGCATCATTTCATATTAGACTGTGTTAGTTACTACAACTCATTTAGTTTTGATTATTCAACGGTATCCGTAATATGAAatcatcttcctcttcttcaatCATAAAGGGTCGTAGCTTCATTCTCTGAGTTAAGGGCGGAAGAAgtttatatatacacattagAAAGAGTAATATGCAGGCAGAGGCGGATACATGCAGCAGGCTATCAGGACTGCAGCTCAGACGAAAAATTTGATATAAACTAGCTAGGTACACATATGACATGAAAGCTAGTGATTTGAAATCTGGATCAAAATAATGTACACATAGGGTGAGTgtagactatatatatgtcactATTACAATTGATCGAGTGTAAGCTAGTGATTTGAAATCTCGATCAAAATAATTTTGGTTCAACAATATTACAAGACCATCAAAACAGATAAAGAATTATAAAATGACACAATGCCGACAAATTATAATCCCAGCTGAGGGAGGAAACATATGTGACGTGCGCGCAACCACGTACAAGCCGCTGGTCCTTTGAGCCTTTGTGCTGCATTGATGTACCGAGATATATATCACTTCCAACAGGAGAGGTTCGAATCCTGACTTGTGAAATGCCAATTCAGTTCAGATAAATACCTCATTGACTCATTCAAGTTAAAACTAGCTTGAGAAGCTTGTGAGGCATATCCAAATTGCAGTATCGATTGCATGGACACTCCAGCGTATGCTTCTTAGTTcatatttcaaatttcttACTATCAGATTCTGACACTCTTAGCATCTGatttaaaaaactaaaaactaaaaaaaaaacaagcgaAAATCCGAGCTCCAAATTAGAGCGTCCTGAGGAAGACATGATCGATGATATAAGAAAGAAATAGAATGAAAAAGTTAACAACAACTAAACCGAAGACAATCACGCCTTAGGGACAACCGATTTGCAATAAAACAGAAATACGTTCATCTCTCTtaaaccctagctagctagtagcCCCACTGGACAACTGAACAAGTTTTAAATCAAACTCATTTGAAGTTTACCATTCTTAATTAGCTCACTGATGTCTAAATCAATGGAATGAAGTCATTGAACCGCGACATAGCACAAAGTTCGACCTAATCTATTTGAAGAAACATATACTTAGAGGTGGTTTAAGCCCCCGGTTAAAACAACCGAGCTACACGTACTGTAGCTAGACGATGATCGAGGGACTCCCACTGGAGTAGGTATAGTTGGATTGAAAtgctttaatatttttttatcagTCGTCCCAGACAGTCCTAGTCCACGAACTCGAAGGCggttcatttcatatatttatacTTGCAATTAATTAAGTATATGGAAATAGGCAAGAAAGGTGATCCATTCCAAGAATTACCAACATGCTTTGAGGATCGGAATTACCAATTATGCAATAAGctagttttgtttttcttaaaagGATGCAATAAGCCAGCTTAATAAGTGGTCTAAGAGTTAAGATAGACATCTCACATCCTAATTAAGCTCGACTTGAAATGTAAAGGGCTATACataagggtttttttttcctgtttCAATTCCCTCGTACAATCCATTAAACAGAAAGAAGTTTCTGTCATCCCAAATTATTTAACTTGTCGAATAAATCTATGATAATAGTGCTTATTGAACTATTATATATTGGAGATCGAGCTATCATGAATTGATGAATATCTATAAATGATATTCAAAAGTTAGGTATACTTTTATTTGCTTAGTTTTTTATAGGTATAATAGAGCCATGATTCTTATTGTCGGTCTTTATGAGTGAATTATCTTTTATACTTTTTATTGAATACAATATTTATTGACTTCGTACTAAAAAAAGTATTTGATGAATATATAATGCTACGTTGGTTGGGCTCTATCAGATATTTGAATTTAGTTCTATTTCTATGTACCATGAAATAAAACCGACCGGACTTTATTATATGTGAAAATTATCTCACTAGCTCTCTCCTGCTTACATTCACAGTTACATGCATCTCATACATGTACCGATAAGAACATACATATAGGGATGCTCAAAGTCTCAAACTACCACTACTAGGATTATATTAACAGATATCGTTTCCTAACTGATgttaatcaaaataaaattcgaTGTCTTAATTAGTGGGTGGTCGACTAAGATCGGATAAGAAACAGATTTCGATTCTTATCAAGACATCGTTTTACATAAGAAATAGGAATAAAATCTGTAAACATAACTGATGCTTGTTGTCATTTGTAACATCAGTTTGTTAATTCTAAGTTGTCTTTTAAGTCTTATTGCTTCAATATCTAATTCaagtaatttttttctctatgCAAGTATTACAATGAAAATATAAGATTTCAGCAAAAGATCGCCCTGGCCTGGTCGCACTTTCATATATGGTTAATATCTGAATACATGTAACAAGCTTAGGCAACCTCGACATCCAAACCACAGTAGACTAAACTATCGAGCAGTATGAACTAGCCGGCCAACTcctgttcttgttcttgttgttgGCGGCAGACAGGCACAGAACACCCTAACTTCCGTAGCTTCCGTTCCACGCCACAGTACATATTTCGTATAGGACATGCCCTTTCACCATTTCTATAGAGAGCTTCCAGGTTTGTTTCTGAAAGTTCGAGTAAAAGTACATCAAATTATTCTCAAATGCTTCGAAGATCAAACTACACATGGGTGACTCGCCATTTTATGTAGTATTTGTAGTGCGCGTCTTGGTCAGAGTACCCTCTAAACGATATTATAAGTTTTTGAAACCCTAGCCTACTTTGACTTGGTATATATGTGTTAGCCAACTACCTATATTTGACTAGTTAGGGTTTACATCATTCCGGTTCTCTTTGAATTCCATATTTTCTTCCGGTATTTTGCTTGCATTTCTTACTTAATTACTTATCTTTCTAACGATAGCTAAGGAAGACtgatcacatatatatgggtccTGTGAAGTGTGCTTACCTAGCACTGTTGCTGTTTCTTTCTGCTGCATGCCTGTGGAAAACCTCTGACGCATCTGCCCGTCGTGAATTAGGTACTTAATTATCTGCCTTTCTTTTTGTCTCTCTGTCTTCTTTCAAGCCCtcattttgttaatttgtttaCGACAAGCTTCAAACAAGAAGGTTTATTTCAATGACGTTTATCCCATTCATGGCATATATACTTTTTCCAAACTAATTAATCGAAATGGAATAATTCTTCTGACAATCGTCTCTGATCCGGAATCTAACAAGGTTGCCGTAgttttttcagttttctaGTTTGTATTGCTTCCTAAGCTAAATATATACTAACACTTCAATATTCTTTGGTTGATGTCAAGGGGGGAATGCCGCTGTGACAAGCACTCATGCTGTTTCGGGACTTTCGACTGTGAATGTAAGGATAGATGTCATGATCATACGCAATTCATGATGATTAAAAATGCTCATCAATAACAACTAATAACGATATATAACTGCAGGGAGGTCATATTCAAGTGGTTAGTAGTCCTCCTAATATTCCTACCAAGGAGAAGACTCAGGAAAGGCCAGGAGGAAGGAAGATGACGGTTCAGAAAGTTAAAGTGGTGGATGCTGCGAGTGCTTTAAGGAACTCAAACCAGCTTGAAGGGAAGTGTGGGGGTGATCAAGTAAAGAGGGCTAATCATGTCAAGTGTAACCAAGAAAGAGGGACTACTTTTTCTGAGGGAGTTGATAAGTCTGGTTTTGTAGCTTTTAATGAGGACTACCATGCTCCAAGGCACCACCCGCCTAAGAACAACTAACTAATCCATCGATAACTATGGAATTTAGTCAAGTTAGCTAGCTATATAGGCTTTCCAATAAATTTTGGACCTTTTGCTCAATCTTTCGATATAATTTCAGAAAACTTTTCTTGTAGCagattttatttcttgtttaggCAACGTTTGATCATCAAAAATGTATGCAACCATGTGTTTTTGGTACGCAATTCCAAATTTTGATCGACAACGTCAATTTTGGGTAGGCACGCTATAAAGCTCCTGCTCTTACCCTACAACAAATATCAACAAAAGGCACAAGatatttttttgtagtgtGACTGTGTGAGTGCTTG
This is a stretch of genomic DNA from Argentina anserina chromosome 4, drPotAnse1.1, whole genome shotgun sequence. It encodes these proteins:
- the LOC126790060 gene encoding heat shock protein 90-5, chloroplastic yields the protein MAPVLSRSLSTASLASLPSFSLRNPNKALNLRSTFLPQNGFRKGFTCGGLKWRVETNNRQVTVRCDAAVAEKEVADAPGEEFEYQAEVSRLMDLIVHSLYSHKEVFLRELVSNASDALDKLRFLSVTEPSLLGDAGELQIRIKPDPENGTITISDTGIGMTKEELIDCLGTIAQSGTSKFLKALKENKDLGADNGLIGQFGVGFYSAFLVADKVVVSTKSPKSDKQYVWESAAESSSYVIREETDPENMISRGTQIKLYLRPDDKYEFSEPARIQSLVKNYSQFVSFPIYTWQEKSRTVEVEDEEEPKEGEEAKPEGEKKKKTITEKYWDWELANETKPIWMRSAKEVEKEEYNEFYKKTFNEFLDPLAHTHFTTEGEVEFRSVLYIPGMAPMNNEDIANPKTKNIRLYVKRVFISDDFDGELFPRYLSFVKGVVDSNDLPLNVSREILQESRIVRIMRKRLVRKTFDMIQEVSESENKEDYKKLWENFGRFLKLGCIEDTGNHKRITPLLRFYTSKSEEELTSLDEYVENMPETQNAIYYLATDSLKSARSAPFLEKLVQKDIEVLYLVEPIDEVAIQNLQTYKEKKFVDISKEDLELGDEDEVKDRENKQEYTLLCDWIKQQLGDQVAKVQVSKRLSSSPCVLVSGKFGWSANMERLMKAQALGDTSSLEFMRGRRILEINPDHPIIKDLNAACKNSPDSTDAKRAVALLFDTALISSGFTPDSPAELGNKIYEMMAMALGGRWGRLEDEEAEAKLAESDASTGEASETQVIEPSEVRAESDPWSD